Part of the Spirochaetota bacterium genome is shown below.
GTGTCAGCAGCCATGAAAACATAAAGATTTTTCTCTTGTAACTCTAATGCAATCTTTGCGGCAACCTTAGGGTCTTCTGGGGCTCCGAGCATTGCGGCAAAACCGGGGGCTGTACCATCTACAAACTCAACTCCCCTCTTTCTCATAATGATATCATCTGCAGCGCCCAACCAGATATTGCTATCTGTAACGTCCTCACCCTGTACATAAATATTTGGGTCCTCAATATATTTTATCGCCTCAATCAACTCTTCGGCAAAGGCAGTGGCCATACCAGCATCAAGCGCTGGCCCAAGATAGGGTAGATGATGCTTTTCCTTTACCAAAGGAGGCAGTAATGAACGACATACTTTAATTGTTGTTTCCATATCGGTCAGTTTTTCAACCTTCTGTCCTGATATACCATAAATAATTGGAAGGTAATAACCGGTATTTGGGAAGGCGACTTCCTGGTTAGGCCCAAATTTATCTATCGCTTCTTTGACTTTCTTGTCAGCCCTGTCAATTATATTGTATGCGCCTCTTATTCCAGCTGAAGCTATAATTTTAGACACTTTCTTTTCCTCCTATAATAATCATAGAATTATCATAAACGTGATTTGCATACTCATTTTATGCAAGCTCTCTACGCGCTTCCATATCAAAGAGTATTCTCTCTCTTTTCTTATCAATCCCAAGTTCTTTGCGTTTTTTGTCAATATGCGCTATCATCTTTTTCGCATGCTCAATAGGATCAGGCTCATAATCCCACATCCCACCATACTGTTCTTCCAAGTCTTTAAACAGATAATCAGTAAATATTTTGCTTCCTGTAGTTGGGAAGGTGGTACCAAAGACTGTGTAAACACCTGATGTGACAAAATAGTGACCTATTGAAATTGCCTTTTCGCTCATCCATTCAGGGGCGGAACCAGCAGCAGGCAGGTCGCTGATATCATCACCTAATCCACCATCCTTAACAACCGCTGTCGCTGCGATTAAGATTCTGCTATTGTCAACACAAGAACCCATATGAAGAACTGGAGGGATGCCTACTGTTTCACAAACCTCAGCAAGACCTGGTCCTGCGTATTTCGCTCCCTCTGGAGTGAGAAGTCCTTCTTTACCACAGGCTATTGCGCAACACCCAGTAGTGAGAACAATAACATCATTTTTTATGAGTTCCTTAACTACAGTCAAATGATCATTATCATGTGTCGTTCTGGCATTATTACATCCGACGACACCACCAATACCTCGAATTCTACCATTTATTATATTATCGTTTAGGGGACGGTATGAGGCTCTGAAGGTGCCCCCAAGCAGATAATTTATTGTTTCATGACTGAAGCCAGCGATCATTCCGGATTTTTCATTGGGAATAAGAATTTCTCCCTTTCTGTTTGAATAATTATCAATTGCAGCCTTAACAATTGCCTTTGCAGAATTGATGGCATCATGCTCATGAAATTCCATTCTCGTTGCGCCAGTAATATCAGCCTTTGGGTTTGTAGTAATCACCTTTGTATGATAGCATGTAGCGACGTTAACTAGAGACTGCATTATACATTGAACATCGACTATCATAGCATCAACAGCGCCCGTTGTTATTGCAAGCTCCTGCTGTAGGAAATTTCCAGCTATTGGAATACCATGCCTCATCAATATCTCGTTTGCCGTGCAACATATCCCTCCGAGTTGTATTCCTTTTGCGCCTTTAGATTCTGCCATTTTGAGAATTTCCGGATCCTGTGCCGCTACAACTATCATCTCGGAGAGTAGTGGTTCATGTCCATGAACAATAATATTTACATGATCTTCTTTCAGGATTCCGAGATTTGCTTCAGAATAGAGTGGAACAGGAGTGCCAAACATGATATCCTGAAGTTCAGTCGCCAACATAGATCCTCCCCATCCATCACCAAGGGCAGCTCTAGTCCCCTGTTGCATCAGAGATTTATAATCCTGATCAACACCCATGTGAGTTCTATGCATTATCTCTACGATTTCTCTATCAATACCTCTTGGCCATACACCCTGCTTTCTCCATATTTCCTGTCTCTTCTCTGGGGCTTTCTTTAAATAGAGCACTTCGCCTTCCTGTTTGCCCCATTCAGCAAGGGCCTTTTCGCCAATTTCAATAGCGATGTCTTTTACTTCCTTCTCATTAATATCTATCTCAAGGTCTTGAGCCACTTGGTATAGTTTCTGCTCATCCTTAATCTCATAACCAGCAATCTCTCCCTTGGCAGTAGCTAGAAATGTTTCTGCTACGCCTCTACCGTGATCAGAATGCGCTGCAGCACCGCCAGCTATCATTCTAATAAAATTTCTCGCTGAAATGGTCTCAGCCGTTGCACCACAAAGCCCAACCTTTCTTTCAGCGTCTTCTTTCTTAGGAGCCGGAACTCTACAGGGACCCATTGAGCAATTCTTGCAGCAACTACCCTCAGAACCTATTGGGCAGGGTTTCATATCACTAGCTCTGTCAAAAACCGTGTTGACATTATCCTTTTTAGCCTTTTCGTAGAGGTCCAGCGTTACCTTATCAACGCTAATAGCTTTATCTTCTGCCATCTTAATTTCTCCTTACATATTAGTTGTTACTCACTCGATAGATTTGATATCATTTTATCTATTAATTTTACTGAATCAGGATGACGCAAAATAACTATACTTGCACCGGCAAGAAGCATGGTCATAGCTGTGATACACTCAATAATGATACCGCGCTTTTCGGCATTCCCTAAAGTTGGTTCTTCATCAGCTGATAATTTTGCCTCTTTTGTCTTCCATGTCTCAATCCCGACATTACAGATGATGGGATTTTGTAGCTTTTCATCCTCCTGAGTAAGAGCAGCCATCATATCTCTCTCCATTACTGAATAAGAATATTCAAGCCCATAACCAAGAGCACCTGTAGTTGGATCAACTATAATTTTATTATCAGGCACACCGAGGTTTCCCAGTAATATATTAAGCTGTTTGGCCAGGTTGATATCTATTGGTGTTGACGCAATAACTGTGTGCTTATAGGCTATAGCACCTGCGCCAATCTGCTTATGATCTGCCTCTTCAACAGGACCAATAATTAAATTTTTCCCTTCGCACTGTTCACTCAGTATTCTCAATACCTCAGTGTCCTTCTCAGCATTAGCGACTCCCCAGAGAATAACAGGAACATTAACAGCATCAATTACGGATTTGGCAACCTTTGCAGCCTCATCCGCACTTCTGTTCAATCCGTTTGGATCAATACTCTTTAGCTGAAGAGCAATCATCTCAGCGCCATATTCTTCAACATTCTTTTTTGCCCATTGGACAGGATCTCCAAGAACATCCTTAAACGGCTCAACTGCAGCCTCAGCCCAGTCATCAGGTTCATAATCATAAACCTCCATAGCTATTCTGGGTTTATGAGGCATATCTCCCTCAAATAGATAAAAGGGATAAGATGTCTGTCCTCCAACAGTTACAACATTATCCCCAGCTCCGAGGGCAATCTCCCTTATCTTTCCTGAATAGTCTATTGTTGGTATTTCAAAAGCCATTGCTTATCTCCTCCTTAATGCCAAATAATATTATAAAAAGTTATCTTCTTTTCTCACTTCCGAACCAATCATCGCTGTACCAATAGCGTTCTGCTGATTTAATATATTTCAGCTTTTCCTCCTTGGTTTTTAGGATACCTCTCCAACCAAGCTCTTTCCCACAACCAATAGTCTCCGGTATTCCAGATTCATAGGTTTCATCAAGAAGCTTAACCTTTTTGCCTTTATGATCTTCCTTCTCAACATGTTTATAATCCATAAGGTATAGTCCTCCATAATATTAGTATTTATTAAGCTTAAAAAAGCTTTGAAGAAATATAAGCCTAATCTATAAAACACCTGCTGCATGCTTAGCAGCATTAACAGTATTTAACATCAACATAGTAATCGTCATGGGCCCAACACCACCAGGAACAGGTGTTATTGCGCTTGCCTTTTCCTTAACAGCATCAAAATCCACATCACCCTTTAGCTTTGCCTTTCCTTCTGGTGTCATGCCTACACGATTTACACCAACGTCTATTACTACAGCTCCATCCTTTACCATATCTGCAGTAACTGCATCTGGTTTCCCTGCTGCAACAATCAATATATCTGCCCTTAGTGTATGACTTTTCATATCCTTTGTTCTGGTATGGCACATCGTTACTGTTGCGTTTGCTCCCTCCTGTTTCTGAACAAGCATCATTGAGATAGGTTTTCCAACAATATTGCTCCTTCCAACAACAACTACCTCAGCGCCCTCTATCTTAACGCCGGTGCGGATCAACATCTGCTGCACACCATAGGGAGTGCATGGATAGAATTTTGCCTCTCCAATCATAAGTCTTCCAACATTTACAGGATGAAATCCGTCAACATCCTTATCAGGATCAATTGCATAGAGTACCTTATTTTCGTTAATATGCTTAGGTAGTGGCAGTTGAACCAGTATACCATGAATTTTCGGATCCTTGTTATACTTGTCAATCAGCTTTAGGAGATCCTCTTCCGAAAGATCCTCAGGTTGATCATCCTGTATTGAGAAAAAACCAAGCTCCTTTGCTGTTCTTCCCTTTGCTGTGACATAGCTTATTGAAGCTGGATTCTGTCCTACTAGAATAGTGACTAAACCAGGCTGTACATTCTTTTCCTTTTTCAATTTTTCAACTTCTACTTTTAATTCTTCTCGAATCTGGGCAGCAATCTCCTTCCCGCTAATTATTTTTGCAGCCATACTGACCTCCTTATATTGAATTTGTTACATGACTGTAATTTTCTATATTAGTTGTTATTAGATCTTTACTTTCTCTAAAATTTTGTCAATACATTGTACTGCTATTGAGTCATCTTTAAGTTCTGTTATAGGTATTCCCCTTATTTCAGAATCTTCTATTATCTTATCAGATATAACATTACCAAGATAGGGCAAATCAATTTTTCTAATTTCATCATTAAAATCTTCATCTAACTTTTCTGGTGTTCTATTAATCAACAAATATCTCTCTTTTACCTCAAGCTTCAGATCATCCACTAGATTAGATAGCCTTTTGGCAGTTCTCAATCCTTTTAATGAATAATTTGAACACAGTAGAAGTAGATCGATATTTGCATTTGTCTTTCTGCTAAAATGCTCCATACCTGCTTCATTATCAAAGACTATATAGTTATAATTATTTATTAAATTCTCAAAGTAACCCTTGAGAATCGCGTTTGCTGAGCAATAACATCCTGGGCCTTCAGGACATCCCATTACTAAAACATCTACATCCTTACCTTCCTGTAAAATCTGATGCAATTTCAGGTCTAAAAAAGACTGCCTGGTCATTCCTTGAGGAACACTTCCCCTATCCCTTAAAAAAGAGGCGAGAACACTTCCAATACTCTCTTCAATTTCAATACCTAACGATTCAGCTAGATTAGAATTGGGATCAGCATCAACTGCTAAAATTGGGATTTTATTCCTTTTCAACAAATGACGAACAATCAACGCAGAAGTAGTAGTCTTTCCTGTACCACCCTTACCAGCAACTGCAATTACGTAGCTCATTTTATATTCCTAAATCTTTCCTTTTCCAATTCTAAAATATAAAGATCTCGACATATTATCCATTATACTAAGCATTATAAATTTAGGGTTTGTATCCTTTTAGTTGAAGTTAAAAAGTAAGTAGTATCATTAAATCTTACACCTGAAGGAATTTCATCAATTTGTTGTATGCTAAAATTCAACCTTTATATGCTGCCATATAAATCAATTAAGTAAATATGTGAGTTTATTTGTAGAATTATAAATAACATCAGCAATTGACAGACTATATACATAAAGTTTTCTTCCCGTCAAGGCTTATATTTGTCTAAACGGGAAGAAAACATGAATGTATGCTACTATATCTAAATCCAGATATTTAACAATTAGTCAGGATAACGGAATTAGAATAAACCCGTTACCTCTCCAGTGTTTACATCTACATCAACCTTTTTGTATGCTGGCGAAGAGGAAGTTCCTGGCATCAGACTTATAGTACCTGCCATTGGGCAGAGAAATTTAGCGCCTGAGAAAAGAAGAATATCGCGTATGGGTAGCTCCCAACCTTTAGGAACACCCTTCAAGTTCGGATCATGAGAAAGGCTTAGATGTGTCTTTACCATCATAGTATAATAATCCTTAAAGGCAGGATCAGCCTCAAATTTTTTTGCCTTCTCCTCAGCCTCTGCTGACCAACTTACGCCATCTGCGCCATATACCTCCTTGGCAATTTTTGCTACCCGCTCTCGCAATGGCAATTCTAGAGGATAGAGATAATCGAAATTGACCTTTTCCTCACTTGCATCGATAACAGCATCAGTCAACTCCAGGGCTCCATCACCGCCCTTTAACCAGTGCTCACTTAATGCACATCTTGCGCCAGCTTGTTCAACTAAACGTTTAATCAGAGCAATCTCATCCTTAGTGTCAGTATGGAATGCATTGATACAAACAACCGGTTTAATACCAGATTTTTGAACAACGCTGATATGATGAAGAAGATTTTGGATTCCCTTTTCTAATAAACCAAGGTTTTCCTTGGAATACTCTTCAGGCAATGGTCTTCCTGGTCTTACTGTAGGGCCTCCGCCATGCATTTTAAGGGCTCTGATTGTGGCAGTTACAACGGAGACATTTGGTTGCAACCTACTAAGACGGCATTTGACGTTCCAGAATTTTTCAAAACCGATATCTGCACCAAAACCACTCTCGGTTATATGATAATCAAACATCTTTAAACCAACTCGGTCTGCAATAATTGAAGACTGACCCACAGCGATATTGGCAAAGGGGCCGGCATGGACCATACATGGCTGATACTCTATGGTGCAGGCTAAGGTCGGATTTATAGTATTTCGCATCCAAGCACACATGGCTCCATCAACACCAAGGTCCTTTGTGGTAACAGGGTTACCCTTCTTATCATATACTACTGTCATTTGGCCGATTCGTTCCCTTAAATCCTTCAGATCCCTTGCTATGGATAATATTGCCATCAATTCAGAGCTAACAGTGATCTGAAAACCAGATTGCATCATAAAACCATCCATCTTACCACCAAGACCGATAATGATATTCCTCATAGCTTGAGCACAGAAATCGATTGCCCATTTCATCTCCACTCTATTGGGATCCATATTCAATCTTCTTCCCAGATTTCGATTTTTCAACTCTTCATCATCATAATTAAACTCATGTTGCATCCTTGAGGTTAAGGCGATCATGGCCAGGTTGTGTGAATTTGTAATATCATTAATGTCACCTGTAAGTCCCATAGAGAACTCGGTCATTGGGATAAGGAGTGAATTTCCTCCTCCAGCAGCCGTTCCCTTAATGTTCATGGTGGGACCGCCGGAAGGCTGACGAATTGCTCCGCCAACATTCTTTCCTCTCTTACCTAATCCTTCGATCAATCCCATTGATGTTGTAGTTTTACCCTCTCCAAGGGGTGTAGGAGTGATAGCTGTAACCTCAATGTATTTTCCATCAGGCTTATCCTTTAATCGATCTATGATTTTCAAGAAATCGAGTTTACAGATCCTTCCATAAGTAATAACCTCATCTTTTTCCAAACCTAACTTTTGCCGCCAGTCCTCTGGCATTGGCATATTCTTCTCTGCCTCCGCAGCGATCTGCCAATCGGCAAACTTCGTTGGGTCAAGCTGTGCCATTTATTAGCCTCCTGAATATATTTTTATGATATATTATTATAATTATGGGCTATTTTTGTAATTGTAATTTCATCCATATTTAATGTTTGTAATCCAGTAATCATTAAAAAAGCTTCATTACGATAAAATATATAATATAATACAGATGAATATCTAATCACACTTAGGCCAAAATATTTATTCTTATGAACAGTGTCAAGATTTTTAATAATATATTTAATATTAAATATTAGAATATCTTAAAAAGACGCGAGTTAGTCCGCTCATTCATATCTATAAATCTTAATAATCTCCTATAATTAGTGATAATCGTTTATGTATTTCATTAATGCATAAACTTGTAAATAGTAACATTAGATTGTAACCAATATAATAAATAAAGTAAATTATCTTCAATCAATTGTGCATGAGCACTCTTCATTTGTTAAATCGTTATTTTATATTTATCAATAAAATCAGTTTTTTATTGATTTTTTTTGTTTGATTGCATAGATGACTCAAAATCACTCATACCGGCTAATAATAGAATTTAATTTAGGAGGGACTATGAATAATGAAATTATTACCACACTCAATGCTATTTTTTATCCAAAAACATTAGCTGTAATTGGCGCTTCAAATCGTGAGGGGAATTTTGGACTTATGTTCACCCGTGGATTTATAGAGATGGGATTTAAAAGACTTTATATTGTCCATCCAAAAGAAGAGGATGTTTTGGGTATAAATGCATATCCCAGGGTGGTAGATATACCAGATGAGATAGACCTTGCGGTAGTGACAACACCATTGAAAACAGTGACTCAGGTAATAAGGGAGTGTGTAGATAAGGGTGTTAAGGGAGTAATAATCTTTACATCAGGATTTCGTGAATATAGCCCAGAGGGCAAGGTGCATGAAAATGAGATACTAAATATTGCTAGGCAGGGAAAGATGAGAATCATTGGTCCAAATTGTATGGGTATTTATTGTCCTGCATCGAGATTGTCAATCTTTTCAGGAATGCCCAAGGATGGTGGATCGGTTGGCATGATCTCACACAGCGGCTCCCTCAGCATGATGTTGACTTTGGCTATGATACGCTATGGTATTGGATTTAGCAAGGTAGTAAGCTGCGGTAATGAGTGTGATCTCAATGCTATTGATTTTCTTGAATACTATGGCCAGGATACAGATACTAAAATAATTATAGCATATTTAGAGTCAATTAAAGATGGAGCTAGGTTCTGTAGACTGGCTAAAGATATAACAAAAAAAAAGCCCATTATCATTTGGAAGGGAGGAACTACTGAACGTGGAGCAATGGCAGCATCATCCCACACAGGGGCTATGGCTATTTCTGGAGACATATGGAGGGCGGTTGTAAACCAATCTGGCATAATTCCCGCGCAAAGCATTGAAGATATAGTGGACTACCTTCAGACCTTCTATTATCTGCCTTTACCAAATGGGAATAGGGTAGTAATTATTTCAGGTCCTGGAGGACCTGCTGTCGGCACTACTGATGCCTGTATTGATGCAGGACTCGAACTCGCAAAGATATCATCAGATACTCAAAAGAGGATATCTGAAACTATTCCTTCAGTTGGGACAAGTATTAAAAATCCCATTGACTTGGGTATGGGATCAGGGTTCTTCCCAGAGTGGTATACTAAATCTATTAAGGCGCTGGTAGAAGATGATTCAGTTGATATACTGCTCTTAATTGGTAGTAGGTTAGACAATAGTTTTTGTGAAGAGGTGTCGAATTTAGTGAAGAAGAGTGGTAAGCCGGTTGCCCTTATCACCATGCCAGGATTGGATGAGATGTCAAGACATAACAAACCAGTAGATGGACTCGCTATCTATTCTGATGGCAGACGTGCCGCAATGGCTTTAGGCAAACTGGTTAGTTATGCAGCTTCGTTAGAGAAGATAAATACCTACAGCAGAAAGCATTCTTAGTAATGAAATAATAGGGGTCATATTATCTGAGACCCCTATTATGTTTCAGATTATTTTTTTGCCTTACGTTCCTGCATCCTCCAGACACCTAACTTATTTTCCTCCACTATATTCTGGATCATATCATCAGAGTAATTCAATAATTCTTTTAATATCTCTTCAGTATGCTGTCCATGATCTGGTGCTGGTTCCGGTGTCCCTTCAATCACGCCAGGCATCTTGAATACTGAAGCTATAGTCTTATATTTTTTCCCCTTTAACTCTATTTCTGTTATCATTTCATTTTTTAAGACCTGAGGATCATTAGCAACCTGATCATAATCCAATACAGGTCCGGAAGCCATATTATTTTCATCACGTATTACCTTAAGCCAATCATCAGTGGTCCTCTGGCGCAGGGCCTCCTCGAAGTGTTTGGTAAATTCTTCTACATTTGCTAATCTATCAAGCATATTACTAAATTTTGGATCCTCCAACATCCATTCAAGACCTACTATCTTTAAGAGCAAACTATCATCAGTTGGTCCTAGTGTAATGAAACTATCCTTGGTTTCAAATATTCCATAGGTAGGTAGCATGTGATGTCTTCTGCCTTGAAGCCCGGGTTTCTCTCCAGTGGTAAAATAGTTTTGAAAAATAACCTTTTGCATAATTAATAAAGAATTTAAGAGACTTGATTCAACCTTTGCGCCCCTTCCCTCCCTGTCTCTGTTTACTAATGCTGCTAATACTGACATAACAGCAAAAATGCCACCCATCATATCCGCCATTGCTATACCACCTGGTATTATGGGATGGCTCCCTGGTTCTCCGGATATGCTTAGTATTCCACTATGGCCACAGGCAATAATATCAAAAGCTGGATATTTTACATATGGTCCTGTCTCTCCATATCCTGAGATATTACTACGGATGATTCTTGGATTGATCTTCTTCAGGGTTTCATAGTCTGTCCCTTGCCTTTTGGGAACATCCGATCTGAAATTGGAAAAAACAACATCGGAAATTTTTACAAGCTCATCAAAGGCCTTCCTCCCATGTTCAGCAGTAATATCTAATATTATACTCCTTTTGTTTCTATTCAGGGTTAATATATAAAAGAATAATGGATTTACTTCTATTGTTGGCATACCAAATCTCATCAAGTCACCAGTTGGTGGTTCTAATTTAATGATTTCAGCTCCAAGATCACTTAAAAGCATTGTGCCGAATGGACCAGCATGGGCATGACTCATATCAATAATTCTTATCCCGCTCAACGGGCCTTTTGTAATTGCCATTTATAATCCTCCCTTCATATAGATAATATTGGAAATATTTTTCACTTCAATCTCAATCTAATTTACTTTTATAGATCCTTTAACATCGGATTTGAGCTTTCATTTTCTGTCTGAATCTTCTTAATCAGCTCATCAGAATATCCAAGCACCCTCCTCAATACCTCTACAGTATGCTGATTGAGATCTGGAGGTGGGTCAGGTTCACCTTCTATTAGATCAGTTTCATCGGATAACCTGAATACTGTTCCTACTGTCTTGTATTTTTCACCCTTTAGTTCCATATCAATAATCATTTTATTGTGAAGCACCTGTGGATCATTCATTATTTGATCATAATCAAAAACTGGGCCACAAGCCATATCATTTTCATCACGAAAGATTTTTACCCACTCATCAGTAGTCTTTTCGATCAATTTTTTCTCAACTACCTTATCAAGTTCATCTTTATTCGCTAGTCTATCCACAACATTTTTAAATCTAGGATCCTCTAATTCTGACTCAAGCCCCATAAGTCTTAATGCTTTATCCTGGTCTAATGGAGCCATTGTAATATATCCATCCTTCGTATCATATATACCGTATCCAGCTCCTAAGGGGTGTCTCCTACCCTGTAGTCCGAGTTTATTGCCGGACAAGAAATAATTCTGAAACATGGTTTGTTGCATAACCAATAGACCATCTAAAAGGTTAACGTTTAATTCCATCCCTTTGCTATCTCTATTTCTCTTTATCAGGGCTGCTAGTATCGACATAGTTCCAAAGATACCACCCATCATATCAGCAAAGGCGATACCTCCAGGTATGACTGGCACACTTCCAGGCTCGCCTGAAATACTCAATATACCGCTATGTCCACAGGCGATAATATCAAAGGATGGATAACCTGTATAGGGGCCTTCCTTCCCATAGCCAGATATGTTACAGCGGATGATCTTTGGATTAATTGCTTTAAGTGTATCAAAATCAGTTCCCTGCCTCTTCATTACATCAGCACGATAATTGGAATAGACTATATCAGATTCCTTTACGAGATCATAAAAAGCCTTTTTCCCATACTCTGACTTTAAATCTAATACTATCCCCTTCTTGTTCCGATTTAGACCAATTAAATAACTATCTTGAATTGATACTTTGGGATTCCCCATTCTCAATGGTTCCCCATTAGGTGGCTCAATCTTGATGATCTCAGCTCCCAAATCCCCCAAAAGCATGGTGCCAAATGGACCGGCATGAAAATGAGTTAAATCTAAAACTCTTATACCGCTTAAAGGTCCCTTCGTAATTGACATTTAAGATTCTCCTTATATAAATTTTTTTGTTATAGTTTTTATCCTAATACTATTTATTATATTCTAATCTAATGAAATTTTTTCTTATTCAGTTGATACTATTCAATAAACCTATTAAAATCCAATTAAATAGATAAGGGTAATAATTCTCAAAATCAATTATATCATTTGGTTGATTTAAGTCTG
Proteins encoded:
- a CDS encoding CoA transferase, which codes for MSITKGPLSGIRVLDLTHFHAGPFGTMLLGDLGAEIIKIEPPNGEPLRMGNPKVSIQDSYLIGLNRNKKGIVLDLKSEYGKKAFYDLVKESDIVYSNYRADVMKRQGTDFDTLKAINPKIIRCNISGYGKEGPYTGYPSFDIIACGHSGILSISGEPGSVPVIPGGIAFADMMGGIFGTMSILAALIKRNRDSKGMELNVNLLDGLLVMQQTMFQNYFLSGNKLGLQGRRHPLGAGYGIYDTKDGYITMAPLDQDKALRLMGLESELEDPRFKNVVDRLANKDELDKVVEKKLIEKTTDEWVKIFRDENDMACGPVFDYDQIMNDPQVLHNKMIIDMELKGEKYKTVGTVFRLSDETDLIEGEPDPPPDLNQHTVEVLRRVLGYSDELIKKIQTENESSNPMLKDL